A stretch of DNA from Nitratireductor thuwali:
CCGCGCCTCATCGAGGTCAATCTCGGCGATGGCTGCATCGCCGTTCCCCTGTCCAAATACCGCACCTACAACACCCGCATCTGCCGCCCGAGCGGGCTCACGCCCGACGACCGCAAGGCGATCGTCGATTTCATGGTGGCAAGCCTCGGCCTGCGCTACGACATGCGCAACATCTTCGATCTCCTGCGCTATTTCCTGCCCGCGCCGCCCGTGCCGGTGCGCTGGCGGCGGCGCATGCTCGCGCTGGGCTCTGGCGATCCCACCCGCGCCATCTGCTCCTCGCTCATGGCTCAGGCGTTCCAGGCCGTGCAATACCCCATTCTGCCGGACATAAGGCCCGTCCCCGGCCAGGCCTCGGCCGAATCCACCTATTCCCGCGCCGAGATCCTGCATATCCGGCACCATTCCCTCTTCACCCCCCGCGATTTCGACCTTTCTCCCTATTTCGAGATCGTCAAGCCGACCCTCGTCTACGGTTTCGACTACAAGAAGCTGCAATGGGCCGAGCCCGTGGAGCCAAAGGCGGTGGAGGCCGAGCCGGGAGCCGAAGGCGGGGAAGTGGCCTGACATGGAAAGCCACGGCGCGCTCGCGCTCACCTTCGCCCTGTTCGCCGTCTATGCGCTCTTCGGCAGAAAGCTGGAAGCGTCCGTGCTTTCCGGTCCGCTCATCTTCACCGGCCTCGGCCTTGCCTTCGCCTTTGTCGATTGGGCGCCGTTCTCGATCGCCGGCAACGCCGTCATCCAGTTCCTGGCCACGGTCACCCTGGTCATCATCCTGTTCCGCGACGCGGCCAATATCCGCATATCCGGCATCATCGCCGAGCGCGCCATCGCGGGCCTGTCCATGCGCCTCCTGGTCGTCGGGATCCCGCTGACGATCGCCGCCGGTGCCGCCGCGGCGATGCTCGTCTTTCCGGGCCTGGGGCTTTACGGCGCCATCATCCTCGCCATCGTGCTCACGCCCACCGATGCCGCGCTCGCCCAGCCCGTTTTCGGGAACCGCGACCTGCCGGAAGTCCCGCGCGAGGCGCTGGACGTGGAATCGGGCCTCAACGACGGCCTCTGCCTGCCGCTGCTGCTCGTGGCCCTGGCGCTGGCCACCGGCGCGGAAGGTCAGCCCGGATTTGCCGGCCACGTCTTCTTCTTCGCCGGGGAGTTGGTCTTCGGGCCATTGGCCGGTGGACTGATCGGCCTTGCCGGCGCCTGGGCCACTTTGCGCTACGTGGCGCTGGGCGATTCCGACCCGGCCACCCGCACGCCCATCATGGTCGCGCTCGCCGGGCTGGCCTATTTCACGGCAGAGATGGTCGGCGGCAACGGTTTTCTGGCCGCTTTCACCGCCGGCCTCGCCTTCGGCTGGCGGCTGCCGGACGACCTGGTGGAACGGACCTCGCGCTTTGCGACAACCGAGGGCTCGCTGCTGACCAACGTCACCTTCCTCCTCTTCGGTGCCGCCATCCTGCCGCGCGCATTCGGCGCATCGGCCGGCCCGGCGCTGCTTTACGCTGCGCTCAGCCTGACCGTGGTTCGCATGTTGCCCGTATGGATCGCTGCCATCGGAACTGATATCGGCCCGCGCGCCAGGCTGTTCATGGGCTGGTTCGGTCCGCGTGGCCTGGCATCGGTGCTCTACCTGGTCCTGGTGGTCGACCAGTCGGGCTTTGCCGATGCCGGCACAGTTACCGATATCGCCGTCTTCGCGATTTTCCTGTCCATTCTCCTCCACGGCATCTCGGCACCCTTCGCGGTGCCGATCTTCTTCGGAAGGGGGAAAAGCGGGTAAGCCCCGCTAGCGCTATAACCGCCGCCGCGCCCCGCGCGCCGTGACCGGCTCCGTTTCCAAGCAATTGCGGACGGAAAACCGGTTTCCACTTTTCCCGGAATCGCTCTGTGGCGAAGGCGGCGCGCCGCTCAATCGCTCATCTTCAGCGCCTGGATGAAGGCCTCCTGCGGGATCTCCACCTTGCCGAACTGGCGCATGCGCTTTTTGCCTTCCTTCTGCTTTTCCAGAAGCTTGCGCTTGCGGGTCACGTCGCCGCCGTAGCATTTGGCGGTCACGTCCTTTCTGAGGGCGGAGATGGTTTCGCGGGCGATGACCTTGCCGCCGATGGCGGCCTGGATGGGGATCTTGAAAAGGTGCTGGGGGATGAGGTCCTTCAGCTTCTCGCACATGACGCGGCCGCGCTTGTCGGCCTGGGAGCGGTGGACCAGCATGGACAGCGCGTCGACGGGCTCGCCATTGACGAGGATCGACATCTTTACGAGGTCGCCCTCGCGGTAATCGGTGAGTTGGTAGTCGAAGCTGGCATAGCCGCGGCTGATGGATTTGAGCCTGTCGTAGAAGTCGAACACCACCTCGTTGAGCGGCAGGTCGTAGACCAGCATGGCGCGTGAGCCGGCATAGGAAAGGTCGGCCTGGATGCCGCGGCGGTCCTGGCAGAGCTTGAGGATGGCGCCCAGATGCTCGTCGGGGGTGAGGATGGTGGCGCGGATCCACGGCTCCTCAATGGAGGCGATCTTCATCACGTCCGGCATGTCGGCCGGGTTGTGCAGCTCGATCTGCTCGCCGCTGATCAGGTTCATGCGGTAGACGACGCTGGGGGCGGTGGCGATGAGGTCGAGGTCGAACTCGCGCGAAAGCCGCTCCTGGATGATCTCCAGATGCAGGAGGCCGAGGAAACCGCAGCGGAAGCCGAAGCCGAGGGCGGCGGAGCTTTCCATCTCGTAGGAAAA
This window harbors:
- a CDS encoding lipo-like protein translates to MTQQTDSLLDRFGRFLARRLQVESSGYQPYTPSDPQTLHRTLQPGDVLLVEGNLRISAAIKYLTQSTWSHSALYVGDALEELGDGSERPRLIEVNLGDGCIAVPLSKYRTYNTRICRPSGLTPDDRKAIVDFMVASLGLRYDMRNIFDLLRYFLPAPPVPVRWRRRMLALGSGDPTRAICSSLMAQAFQAVQYPILPDIRPVPGQASAESTYSRAEILHIRHHSLFTPRDFDLSPYFEIVKPTLVYGFDYKKLQWAEPVEPKAVEAEPGAEGGEVA
- a CDS encoding cation:proton antiporter, with the translated sequence MESHGALALTFALFAVYALFGRKLEASVLSGPLIFTGLGLAFAFVDWAPFSIAGNAVIQFLATVTLVIILFRDAANIRISGIIAERAIAGLSMRLLVVGIPLTIAAGAAAAMLVFPGLGLYGAIILAIVLTPTDAALAQPVFGNRDLPEVPREALDVESGLNDGLCLPLLLVALALATGAEGQPGFAGHVFFFAGELVFGPLAGGLIGLAGAWATLRYVALGDSDPATRTPIMVALAGLAYFTAEMVGGNGFLAAFTAGLAFGWRLPDDLVERTSRFATTEGSLLTNVTFLLFGAAILPRAFGASAGPALLYAALSLTVVRMLPVWIAAIGTDIGPRARLFMGWFGPRGLASVLYLVLVVDQSGFADAGTVTDIAVFAIFLSILLHGISAPFAVPIFFGRGKSG